The following are encoded together in the Bacteroidales bacterium genome:
- a CDS encoding citrate lyase subunit alpha (citrate-ACP transferase, the alpha subunit catalyzes the formation of (3S)-citryl-CoA from acetyl-CoA and citrate), with translation MKKYDNLVTNAAGRVVPLEINGEQHIAYKGIGKHIPDGRKFGPRISSCANFPADGNKVLSNLKEALIRAGLRDGMTISTHHHFRDGDLVGNEIFNIAHELGIKNLRWFPSASFPCHEPLIKYLEDGTINRIEGSMNGPLGRFCSEGKMQGLGVLRSHGGRYQAVQDGEVQIDIAVIAAPTADPFGNANGVNGPAACGLLGFALADSQYADKVIVVTDNLVPFPCIPWQIHGNYVDYVVVVDKVGISEKIVSGTTQITRSPDRLLLAELTAKFCDAAGIVKDGFSYQAGSGGTALSIGIYFSQMLKERGAKARFIRAGSNKYPVKMLEEGLVDYILDGQTFDMEGVRSMRENPNHVNTSPFTSYNYHGKGNFASLVDVVILGATEVDLNFNANVVTHSDGYLLHGIGGWQNCLFSKCTILPIPLFRDRIPVIRDEVTTLCGPGELVDVIVTERGIAVNPLRQDLIDKVKDAGLPLKSIGQLKDESEKICGKPAKPELGDEVVAVIKWVDGTVIDSVRKVIIK, from the coding sequence ATGAAAAAGTACGATAACCTTGTGACCAATGCGGCCGGAAGGGTTGTGCCATTGGAGATTAACGGCGAACAGCATATTGCCTATAAAGGAATAGGAAAACATATACCCGACGGGCGCAAATTCGGGCCAAGAATTTCCAGTTGTGCCAATTTTCCGGCTGATGGCAATAAAGTTTTGTCAAACCTGAAAGAAGCGCTTATCCGGGCCGGTCTCCGCGACGGCATGACCATCTCCACCCATCATCATTTCCGTGATGGAGACCTGGTTGGAAACGAGATCTTTAACATTGCCCACGAACTTGGCATTAAAAACCTCCGGTGGTTTCCATCTGCTTCTTTCCCCTGTCATGAACCCCTGATCAAATACCTGGAAGATGGAACAATCAACCGTATTGAAGGCAGCATGAACGGTCCGCTCGGCCGGTTTTGCTCTGAAGGAAAGATGCAGGGCCTTGGTGTATTAAGGTCACATGGCGGCCGCTACCAGGCTGTTCAGGATGGAGAAGTACAAATCGATATTGCCGTCATTGCCGCTCCCACAGCAGATCCTTTTGGCAATGCAAACGGTGTGAACGGACCGGCCGCGTGTGGCTTGCTCGGTTTTGCCCTGGCCGACTCGCAATATGCCGATAAGGTCATTGTAGTCACTGATAACCTGGTCCCGTTTCCCTGCATTCCATGGCAGATCCATGGAAATTATGTCGATTATGTTGTCGTAGTGGATAAAGTCGGTATTTCTGAGAAAATCGTTTCCGGAACCACACAGATCACTCGCAGCCCCGACCGGCTTTTGCTGGCCGAGCTGACCGCGAAATTCTGCGATGCCGCCGGCATTGTAAAGGATGGCTTTTCTTACCAGGCCGGGTCGGGCGGAACAGCCCTTTCGATCGGTATCTATTTCAGCCAGATGCTGAAAGAACGGGGCGCCAAAGCCCGTTTTATCCGTGCCGGCAGCAACAAGTACCCTGTCAAAATGCTCGAAGAAGGCCTGGTGGATTATATCCTCGACGGCCAGACATTCGATATGGAAGGTGTCCGTTCAATGCGGGAAAATCCCAACCATGTCAATACCAGCCCGTTTACCAGCTATAATTATCACGGCAAAGGAAACTTCGCTTCCCTTGTGGATGTGGTGATACTGGGCGCAACGGAAGTCGACCTGAATTTCAACGCCAACGTGGTGACCCATTCCGATGGTTACCTGCTGCACGGCATTGGCGGCTGGCAAAACTGCCTGTTCTCCAAATGCACCATCCTGCCGATCCCGCTTTTCCGCGACCGTATCCCGGTCATCCGCGATGAAGTGACCACCCTTTGCGGACCGGGTGAACTGGTCGATGTGATCGTGACTGAAAGAGGTATTGCCGTTAATCCCCTTAGACAAGATTTGATCGATAAGGTAAAAGACGCTGGCCTGCCGCTGAAAAGCATCGGGCAACTCAAGGATGAATCGGAGAAGATATGTGGCAAGCCCGCCAAACCTGAACTTGGGGACGAAGTGGTCGCCGTGATCAAGTGGGTGGACGGCACCGTGATAGATTCGGTGAGGAAGGTGATAATAAAGTAA
- a CDS encoding aldolase/citrate lyase family protein — protein MDVLDQKTVTVGNKGKDVRSDCQVTMELTEKGGIQLTIDSRVQALYGAAIRKLAEEVLAFFGIQHARVLIEDSGSLDFIIAARLEAAIKKLIRTDKEYLTVFLPENQYQTEKERNRFSRLYLPGNSPKLMINAGIHRPDGIILDLEDAVAVEKKFEACFLIRNALRSIDFYGAERMVRINQLPVGLEDLEYVIPHNVNLILLPKCESPDQIRQVNEKIGEIQKSKNIKGKVWLMPIIESAKGVVYCYDIAFSADNIVAMAIGLEDYTADLGTLRTEEGTESLFARMKLVVACKAAGIQAIDSVFSDVGDMEALKRTILRSKALGFNGMGCIHPRQIAVIHENYAPEDAEVEKAKKIYIAFQEATEKGLGVVSLGTKMIDPPVVKRALKVIDLAVATGKLSRNWRGEL, from the coding sequence ATGGATGTATTGGATCAAAAGACGGTAACGGTTGGGAATAAGGGCAAGGATGTCCGGTCCGACTGCCAGGTGACCATGGAACTTACCGAAAAAGGTGGTATTCAGCTTACCATCGACAGCAGGGTTCAGGCACTGTATGGAGCGGCCATCAGAAAGCTGGCCGAAGAAGTGCTTGCCTTTTTCGGCATTCAGCATGCCCGCGTGCTCATCGAGGACTCCGGTTCGCTCGATTTTATTATTGCCGCCCGTTTGGAAGCTGCGATAAAGAAACTGATCAGAACGGATAAAGAATACCTGACAGTATTTTTACCTGAAAACCAGTATCAGACCGAAAAAGAGAGAAACCGTTTTTCAAGACTTTACCTGCCGGGAAATTCTCCAAAACTCATGATCAATGCCGGTATACATCGTCCTGACGGAATTATTCTCGATCTCGAAGATGCCGTGGCAGTTGAAAAGAAGTTTGAAGCCTGTTTTCTGATAAGGAATGCATTGAGGAGCATTGATTTTTACGGTGCAGAGCGAATGGTGAGGATCAACCAGCTCCCTGTGGGTTTAGAAGATCTGGAATATGTCATCCCGCACAATGTTAACCTGATACTGCTGCCAAAGTGTGAATCTCCGGATCAGATCAGGCAGGTCAATGAAAAAATCGGTGAGATTCAGAAAAGTAAGAATATAAAAGGAAAGGTTTGGCTGATGCCGATCATCGAGAGTGCCAAAGGGGTCGTTTATTGTTACGATATTGCTTTTTCGGCTGACAATATCGTCGCCATGGCCATAGGCCTGGAAGATTATACAGCCGATCTGGGCACACTTCGTACCGAGGAAGGCACTGAGTCATTATTTGCTCGCATGAAGCTTGTAGTAGCCTGTAAAGCTGCAGGGATACAGGCAATCGACTCGGTATTCTCCGATGTCGGCGACATGGAAGCCCTGAAGCGGACCATCCTGCGTTCCAAAGCGCTTGGTTTCAACGGCATGGGCTGTATTCATCCACGTCAGATAGCCGTCATCCACGAGAATTATGCTCCAGAAGATGCCGAAGTCGAAAAAGCAAAGAAAATTTACATTGCATTCCAGGAGGCTACGGAAAAAGGATTGGGTGTGGTTTCTCTCGGCACTAAAATGATTGACCCGCCGGTGGTCAAACGGGCATTGAAGGTGATTGACCTGGCCGTAGCAACCGGAAAACTATCAAGAAACTGGAGGGGAGAACTATGA
- a CDS encoding endonuclease domain-containing protein — protein MVKLRGRDEYPIYFGATPELLLIAADLRKTMTDTEKILWNKLRNRQVAGFRFRRQHPIREFVVDFFCYEAMLVIEIDGDVHEEAYQKERDVERTKILRSLGLMELRFKNAAVLKNIESVIKKIESELEQFKLSIPFPRVGEGARGWGLIRII, from the coding sequence ATGGTAAAGCTGAGGGGGAGGGATGAATATCCGATTTATTTCGGTGCTACGCCGGAATTATTGCTGATAGCAGCTGATCTTCGTAAAACCATGACAGATACTGAGAAAATTCTTTGGAATAAACTGAGAAACCGACAAGTAGCGGGTTTCCGGTTCAGAAGACAGCATCCTATCCGCGAATTTGTGGTGGATTTCTTCTGTTATGAGGCCATGCTTGTCATTGAAATTGATGGTGATGTGCACGAAGAGGCTTATCAGAAAGAGAGGGATGTTGAAAGGACTAAAATCTTAAGAAGCTTAGGATTAATGGAATTACGGTTTAAGAATGCAGCAGTCTTGAAAAACATTGAAAGTGTAATAAAAAAGATTGAATCAGAACTTGAACAATTTAAACTAAGTATCCCCTTCCCCCGAGTGGGGGAAGGGGCCAGGGGATGGGGGCTGATTAGAATTATTTAA
- a CDS encoding RagB/SusD family nutrient uptake outer membrane protein gives MKRIANNKSDTFRHQLMNVKVTGNRSLKLQTAVLLMVFTMTILCACTKFLTEDLKGEFSSDTFYQNDKQAIQALNGVYNAITFRSFNNAVWVFGDIASDDAVKGGNPGDQSEITYIDEFNTDANNGIISNYWSHSYEAIARANNVIANVPAVTMDEALKNRIIGEAKFIRAYSYFNLVNIFGKVPLKLLPQLTQETIHVPLSEVSDIYLQIEKDLSDAAADLPVSFSSTDQGRITHGAALAMLGKVNLYQQKWADAIGYFQQVEALGIYSLLPDYADNFKLAYENSIESIFGIQHLTGQNPMTGNGLNQWFAPAAEGGYYFNAPTQSLVDAFEKSATGEVDPRLDASVGRDGQPWLNGDIFSATWSPTGYLTKKHQQPLSEVSSSLKGDGDLNYIYLRYADLLLMKAEAFNENDNVDSARANLNKVRQRARASFNGTPPADLLADITTPDYNLLMTAIRKERRVELAQEFHRYFDLMRWGKTVAEAALGPDFNYEAKRYFPIPQAEIDANQAINP, from the coding sequence ATGAAAAGAATCGCTAACAATAAATCAGACACTTTCAGGCATCAGCTAATGAATGTAAAGGTCACCGGAAACAGAAGCCTGAAGCTTCAGACGGCTGTCCTTCTGATGGTTTTTACCATGACCATCCTCTGCGCCTGTACCAAATTTTTAACCGAAGACCTCAAAGGAGAATTTTCTTCAGACACTTTTTACCAAAATGACAAACAGGCCATTCAAGCGCTGAACGGGGTATATAATGCCATAACTTTCAGGAGCTTTAACAATGCTGTGTGGGTGTTTGGAGATATCGCTTCCGACGATGCGGTAAAAGGCGGTAATCCCGGAGATCAGTCAGAAATTACGTATATTGATGAATTCAATACCGATGCCAACAATGGGATTATCAGCAATTACTGGAGTCATTCCTATGAAGCCATTGCCCGCGCCAACAATGTAATAGCCAATGTTCCTGCAGTAACAATGGATGAGGCACTGAAGAACAGGATCATCGGAGAAGCCAAATTTATCCGGGCATATAGCTACTTTAACCTGGTGAATATTTTTGGAAAGGTCCCTCTTAAACTGCTTCCCCAACTTACCCAGGAGACCATCCATGTGCCGCTGAGCGAAGTATCTGACATTTATCTTCAGATTGAAAAAGACCTGTCGGACGCGGCCGCTGATCTACCTGTTTCTTTCAGTTCAACGGACCAAGGCCGTATTACCCACGGCGCGGCTTTGGCTATGCTGGGGAAGGTCAATTTGTATCAGCAAAAATGGGCAGACGCAATCGGATACTTTCAGCAGGTTGAAGCCCTCGGGATATACAGTCTGTTGCCTGACTATGCCGATAACTTCAAGCTGGCATACGAAAACAGCATTGAATCCATTTTCGGGATTCAACACCTGACGGGCCAGAATCCTATGACCGGAAATGGCTTGAATCAATGGTTTGCACCTGCAGCAGAAGGTGGGTATTATTTCAATGCACCGACGCAAAGCCTGGTTGATGCTTTTGAGAAAAGCGCTACCGGCGAAGTTGACCCGCGCCTCGATGCATCTGTTGGCCGCGATGGCCAACCCTGGCTGAACGGGGATATTTTCAGCGCCACCTGGTCCCCCACCGGATACCTCACCAAAAAACACCAGCAGCCGCTTTCCGAAGTTTCTTCGTCGCTCAAAGGCGACGGCGACCTCAACTACATTTACCTGCGTTATGCCGATCTTTTGCTGATGAAGGCAGAAGCTTTCAATGAAAATGACAATGTTGATTCGGCCAGGGCAAACCTCAATAAAGTGAGACAGCGTGCCCGGGCAAGTTTTAACGGGACTCCGCCCGCTGACCTGCTTGCAGATATCACTACCCCGGATTATAACCTGCTCATGACTGCCATCCGAAAAGAGCGAAGGGTTGAACTGGCCCAGGAGTTTCATCGCTATTTCGACCTTATGCGCTGGGGAAAAACTGTTGCAGAAGCAGCGCTTGGGCCGGATTTCAACTACGAAGCCAAACGCTATTTCCCGATTCCACAAGCGGAGATAGATGCAAACCAGGCGATAAATCCCTAA
- a CDS encoding TonB-dependent receptor, translating to MKRLILLVLMLSVAVSLFAQQSVEGTVTDAKSGETLIGVTVQIKGTTSGTITDINGKYLLVSDQLTASSVIVYSFVGYTMVEQIPGSRTVIDVKLYPEQYLLDELVVIGYGTAKKRNVLGAVSRVNNEELTRLPVAGVDQALQGRVAGVQVTQNTGAPGEGVSVRIRGAGSISSSNDPLYIVDGIPTSDALKILSPGDIENITVLKDASAAAIYGSRANNGVVLITTKKGTKGETKVTYRGQTGFQKATRLTKMVNTSDYITIYNEAATNDNAYITGDVPHRDLITPEDAAGFADVDYVKELFQTAPVNSHELSISGGNESTNYMISSSFFDQKGIIKSTGYTRGTARLDVNTNVNKWLTVGLSMLAGISSNDIIGSSGDGYGGNGGSVIRYAFFRNPAIPIRFEDGTYVDRPAEYFGRQVYDSFLGDGYNPIGMTAHNDNNRKDDSYLGKAYFTANLTKKLKFTTNFGMDYRNSFSRRFDPTWGTFNRIGSPNSLSISNERIVNWTVNNLLNYETKFGESHTLSALLGFEAIKNSGKALYASDMNFPIEQEELIFIGNGLGIKISAQSAYASTLASLFGRVNYDFKGKYYLSGTLRRDGSSRFTGKNKWGTFYSLSAGWVLKQENFLQDVSWLENLKLRVGYGAVGNQEIGLYAYSDRISPYFNYPFGGVSNGGYAQTALGNNDLKWETSYQYNAGVDAELWKGAFAFSLDYFYKVTEDMLVKAPNPPSVGYAETAWINSGSILNSGVEFEAIYRQTKHEWGYSIGGNITYLHNEVLKLDAPIFGGLVETGIYATRTEVGHPIGSFYLLEMEGIFQNETEVLLSAFQGNNIKPGDVKYKDQNSDGRIDNNDRVYLGSAIPKLMAGINLAANYKNFDLSVFFQGAYGNKIYVQVNQDIEGFYRGFTVTQHYFDERWTGEGTSDTQPRASWTSKSNNARPSSRFLEDGSYLRLKNLQLGYTIPEKTLKITGLSQVRLYVSGTNLYTLTKYSGLDPEMTVSDNSKNEGDRSSGIDWGTYPSAITLMFGLDITF from the coding sequence ATGAAAAGACTGATACTGCTTGTATTGATGCTTTCGGTAGCCGTATCGCTGTTTGCACAGCAATCGGTTGAAGGGACAGTTACTGATGCCAAATCCGGCGAAACCCTGATTGGCGTGACGGTTCAAATTAAAGGAACCACTTCGGGTACCATTACAGACATCAACGGAAAGTACTTACTGGTATCGGATCAATTGACTGCTTCATCCGTAATTGTATACTCTTTCGTCGGATACACAATGGTGGAGCAAATCCCGGGCAGCCGCACCGTGATTGATGTTAAGCTTTATCCCGAGCAGTACTTGCTGGATGAACTGGTGGTGATTGGATATGGAACTGCCAAGAAGCGCAATGTATTGGGGGCAGTTTCCAGGGTAAATAATGAAGAACTCACCAGGTTGCCGGTGGCAGGGGTTGATCAGGCTTTGCAGGGCCGGGTAGCCGGAGTTCAGGTGACACAAAATACCGGTGCTCCCGGCGAAGGAGTCTCAGTTCGCATCCGTGGCGCCGGCTCCATCAGTTCGAGCAACGATCCGCTCTATATCGTTGACGGTATCCCCACGTCGGATGCGCTCAAAATTCTTTCGCCCGGGGATATCGAAAATATCACGGTACTCAAAGATGCGTCGGCAGCCGCTATATATGGTTCCCGCGCCAATAACGGGGTTGTGCTTATTACCACCAAAAAAGGCACTAAAGGTGAAACCAAGGTCACCTATCGCGGACAGACAGGTTTTCAGAAAGCTACCAGGCTCACCAAAATGGTAAATACAAGCGATTATATCACCATCTATAACGAAGCCGCTACCAACGACAATGCTTACATCACAGGGGATGTGCCGCATCGTGACCTTATCACTCCCGAAGATGCCGCAGGGTTCGCTGATGTGGACTATGTAAAAGAACTGTTCCAAACAGCACCGGTCAATTCCCACGAACTCTCCATTTCAGGAGGGAATGAATCGACCAATTATATGATCTCCAGCTCGTTTTTCGACCAAAAGGGTATTATAAAGAGCACCGGCTACACCCGCGGAACTGCGAGGCTTGATGTGAATACGAACGTGAATAAATGGCTTACTGTCGGGCTGAGTATGCTGGCGGGGATTTCAAGTAATGATATCATAGGAAGTTCAGGTGACGGATATGGCGGTAACGGCGGAAGCGTGATAAGATATGCTTTCTTCCGTAATCCTGCCATTCCCATACGGTTTGAAGACGGTACCTATGTTGACCGCCCTGCCGAATACTTCGGACGCCAGGTTTATGATTCATTCCTCGGTGATGGATATAATCCCATAGGCATGACCGCTCATAACGACAACAACCGCAAAGATGACAGTTATCTTGGCAAAGCCTATTTCACTGCCAATCTGACCAAAAAGCTGAAATTTACAACCAACTTCGGGATGGATTATCGTAATTCTTTCAGCCGCCGTTTCGACCCAACCTGGGGTACCTTCAACCGCATTGGTTCACCGAACAGTCTGAGTATCAGCAATGAACGTATCGTCAATTGGACCGTGAATAACCTGCTTAATTATGAAACCAAGTTCGGGGAATCGCATACCCTTTCGGCATTGCTGGGGTTTGAGGCTATTAAGAATAGCGGAAAAGCTCTGTATGCCAGCGATATGAATTTCCCTATCGAGCAGGAAGAACTTATCTTTATAGGTAACGGACTCGGAATTAAGATCAGCGCCCAGAGTGCTTATGCTTCGACGCTGGCATCATTGTTCGGCAGGGTTAACTATGATTTCAAAGGAAAATATTATCTGTCGGGAACCTTACGTCGTGATGGTTCCTCAAGGTTTACCGGGAAAAACAAATGGGGAACCTTCTACTCTCTTTCAGCCGGTTGGGTGCTGAAACAGGAAAACTTCCTTCAGGATGTTTCCTGGCTCGAGAATCTCAAACTTCGTGTAGGCTATGGCGCCGTCGGAAACCAGGAGATAGGTCTTTATGCGTATAGCGACAGGATTTCTCCCTATTTCAACTATCCTTTCGGCGGGGTATCCAATGGGGGTTATGCACAAACTGCTCTCGGGAACAACGACCTGAAGTGGGAAACCAGCTATCAATATAATGCAGGCGTGGATGCTGAGCTTTGGAAAGGTGCATTTGCATTTTCACTCGATTACTTTTATAAAGTTACGGAAGACATGCTGGTAAAAGCGCCCAATCCTCCATCGGTCGGTTATGCCGAAACCGCCTGGATCAACAGCGGGTCGATATTAAATTCGGGGGTTGAATTTGAAGCCATTTACCGTCAGACGAAGCACGAATGGGGCTACTCCATTGGCGGTAACATTACCTACCTGCACAACGAAGTACTCAAATTGGACGCCCCGATTTTTGGTGGACTGGTTGAGACAGGAATTTATGCCACCAGGACTGAAGTAGGGCATCCCATCGGATCATTCTACCTGCTCGAAATGGAAGGCATATTCCAGAATGAAACCGAAGTTTTACTTTCAGCCTTCCAGGGAAACAACATTAAACCCGGCGATGTAAAATACAAAGATCAGAATAGTGATGGGCGTATCGACAACAACGACAGAGTGTACCTGGGTAGTGCCATCCCGAAACTGATGGCAGGGATCAACCTGGCAGCCAATTATAAAAACTTCGATTTAAGCGTGTTCTTCCAGGGGGCATACGGCAATAAGATCTATGTACAGGTAAACCAGGATATTGAAGGATTTTACCGCGGATTTACCGTTACACAGCACTATTTTGATGAACGCTGGACCGGTGAAGGTACATCCGACACTCAGCCCAGGGCATCGTGGACTTCCAAATCAAACAACGCCAGGCCTTCGTCACGTTTCCTAGAGGATGGCTCGTACCTGAGGCTGAAGAACCTGCAGCTCGGTTATACCATTCCTGAGAAAACACTCAAGATTACCGGTTTATCTCAGGTAAGGTTATATGTGTCGGGTACTAACCTGTATACACTGACCAAATATTCAGGCCTTGACCCTGAAATGACCGTAAGCGACAACTCAAAAAACGAAGGCGACCGCTCCTCCGGTATCGACTGGGGAACCTATCCCTCGGCGATAACTTTAATGTTTGGACTAGACATCACATTTTAA